Proteins encoded together in one Nocardioides marinisabuli window:
- the dxs gene encoding 1-deoxy-D-xylulose-5-phosphate synthase, with protein MSILETISGPRDLRSLDEAQLETLASEIRDLLVRSTSKVGGHLGPNLGVVELTMAIHRVFESPRDRIVLDTGHQGYVHKMLTGRAGDFDTLRQEGGLSGYPSQAESEHDIVENSHASTALSYADGLAKAYAIRGEDRHVVAVIGDGALTGGMAWEALNNIAVAQSSRLVIVVNDNGRSYTPTVGGLATALTSLRTDPRYETVLDMVKRRLNAVPGVGSAAYDALHAMKKGLKDALAPQGLFEDLGLKYVGPVDGHDRAAMETALTQAKKYGAPVIVHALTRKGFGYDAAERHEADQFHSPQPFDIESGEEKARGRIWTDHFADDMVEIGHRRKDVVAITAAMMHPVGLDKFQAHFPDRTFDVGIAEQHAATSAAGLAMGGLHPVVAVYATFLNRAFDQVLMDVALHRCGVTFVLDRSGVTGDDGASHNGMWDMSVLQVVPRLRLAAPRDATRLRELLDEAVAVDDAPTVVRFPKGPPPADIEAVDRAGGCDVLVRSGARDVLVVAVGSMATTAVEVADRLVAQGIGVTVVDPRWVKPVDPALIELARDHELVVSIEDNGVQGGCGASLLQALNAAGVTTPVRLHGVPQEFLDHAKRAVILERIGLSPQSLARGIVEAMSAGSPLEHEQPVERPR; from the coding sequence ATGTCGATCCTCGAGACCATCTCGGGACCGCGTGACCTCCGCAGCCTCGACGAGGCCCAGCTCGAGACGCTCGCGAGCGAGATCCGCGACCTGCTCGTGCGCTCGACGTCGAAGGTGGGCGGCCACCTGGGCCCCAACCTCGGCGTGGTCGAGCTGACGATGGCCATCCACCGGGTCTTCGAGTCCCCGCGCGACCGGATCGTCCTCGACACCGGTCACCAGGGCTACGTGCACAAGATGCTCACCGGGCGTGCCGGCGACTTCGACACGCTGCGCCAGGAGGGCGGCCTGTCGGGCTACCCGAGCCAGGCCGAGTCCGAGCACGACATCGTGGAGAACTCCCACGCCTCGACCGCGCTGAGCTACGCCGACGGCCTGGCCAAGGCCTACGCGATCCGCGGCGAGGACCGCCACGTGGTCGCGGTCATCGGCGACGGCGCGCTGACCGGCGGCATGGCCTGGGAGGCGCTCAACAACATCGCGGTCGCCCAGAGCAGCCGCCTGGTCATCGTGGTCAACGACAACGGGCGCTCCTACACCCCGACCGTGGGCGGGCTGGCCACCGCGCTCACCTCGCTGCGCACCGACCCGCGCTACGAGACCGTCCTCGACATGGTCAAGCGGCGCCTCAACGCGGTGCCCGGCGTCGGCTCCGCGGCCTACGACGCCCTGCACGCGATGAAGAAGGGCCTCAAGGACGCGCTGGCCCCCCAGGGCCTCTTCGAGGACCTCGGGCTCAAGTACGTCGGTCCCGTCGACGGCCACGACCGGGCCGCGATGGAGACCGCGCTGACGCAGGCCAAGAAGTACGGCGCGCCCGTCATCGTGCACGCCCTGACCCGCAAGGGCTTCGGGTACGACGCCGCGGAGCGCCACGAGGCCGACCAGTTCCACTCCCCGCAGCCCTTCGACATCGAGTCGGGCGAGGAGAAGGCCCGCGGCCGGATCTGGACCGACCACTTCGCCGACGACATGGTCGAGATCGGCCACCGCCGCAAGGACGTCGTGGCCATCACCGCCGCGATGATGCACCCGGTGGGCCTCGACAAGTTCCAGGCGCACTTCCCCGACCGCACCTTCGACGTCGGCATCGCCGAGCAGCACGCGGCGACCTCCGCGGCCGGCCTCGCGATGGGCGGGCTGCACCCGGTGGTCGCGGTCTACGCCACCTTCCTCAACCGCGCCTTCGACCAGGTGCTGATGGACGTCGCGCTGCACCGCTGCGGGGTCACCTTCGTGCTCGACCGCTCGGGCGTCACCGGCGACGACGGCGCCAGCCACAACGGCATGTGGGACATGTCGGTGCTCCAGGTGGTGCCCCGGCTGCGCCTGGCCGCGCCGCGCGACGCCACCCGGCTGCGCGAGCTGCTCGACGAGGCCGTCGCGGTCGACGACGCCCCCACCGTGGTGCGCTTCCCCAAGGGCCCGCCGCCCGCCGACATCGAGGCCGTCGACCGGGCCGGCGGCTGCGACGTGCTGGTGCGCAGCGGGGCCCGCGACGTGCTGGTCGTGGCGGTCGGCTCGATGGCGACCACCGCCGTCGAGGTCGCCGACCGGCTGGTCGCGCAGGGCATCGGCGTCACCGTCGTCGACCCGCGCTGGGTCAAGCCGGTCGACCCGGCGCTCATCGAGCTGGCCCGCGACCACGAGCTGGTCGTCAGCATCGAGGACAACGGCGTGCAGGGTGGCTGCGGCGCGAGCCTGCTGCAGGCCCTCAACGCCGCCGGCGTCACCACGCCGGTGCGCCTGCACGGTGTGCCCCAGGAGTTCCTCGACCACGCCAAGCGCGCGGTCATCCTCGAGCGCATCGGGCTGAGCCCGCAGTCGCTGGCGCGCGGCATCGTCGAGGCGATGTCGGCGGGTTCTCCCCTCGAGCACGAGCAACCCGTTGAACGGCCCCGCTGA
- a CDS encoding 3-hydroxyacyl-CoA dehydrogenase NAD-binding domain-containing protein: MSDLTTLLARAEEISSDAERVTQAHLRKVTLPRGAGVMGLITLDNGEDHTKPNTFGPRGLIALNTAIDAALADDEVTSIGVTGKPFILAAGADLTSIASSGAAGVRVVAELGHAVFRKLQDGGKTSFGLVNGLALGGGLEVALHCDYRTVMDSAPALGLPEVMLGLVPGWGGAYLVPNLVGADAAVTLVLENPLNNGKTLTGQQGFELGLADAVFSGADFLEQSLLWAADVLNGDVLVERPEVDRGEAWDAAVSRAATVVRARTGGASPAAQRAVELISAARSASRDEGFAAEDQALEDLSQTPELLASLYAFDLVQKRAKRPVGAPDRSLARPVTKVGIVGAGLMASQMAMLFVRRLEVPVVLTDLDQDRVDKGVAYVHAEIDKLLAKGRIGQDKANRHKALVTGAVEKAEVFGDADFVIEAVFEEMSVKKSVFADVEKVVSPTCVLATNTSSLSISEMAADLEHPERVVGFHFFNPVAVMPLLEIVQGSATDDATLATAFATGKALKKTTILVQDSPSFIVNRLLGRFMSEVSRVVDEGTPIQTVDGSFAGVAPMPPFTLIALVGPAIALHNTETLAAAFPDRFYVSPALERVVAARKGAYFAPDGSLDPEVEALLETPADPVVLLPEQVRTQVLSGLAEEARLMLDEGVVAGPEDLDLAMITGAGFSFWNGGLTMLLEREGLGSFH, encoded by the coding sequence ATGAGCGACCTGACCACCCTGCTGGCCCGGGCCGAGGAGATCAGCTCCGACGCCGAGCGCGTCACCCAGGCCCACCTGCGCAAGGTCACCCTGCCCCGCGGGGCCGGCGTGATGGGCCTGATCACCCTCGACAACGGCGAGGACCACACCAAGCCCAACACCTTCGGCCCGCGGGGGCTGATCGCGCTCAACACCGCGATCGACGCCGCCCTGGCCGACGACGAGGTCACCTCGATCGGCGTGACGGGCAAGCCGTTCATCCTGGCCGCCGGCGCCGACCTGACCAGCATCGCCTCGAGCGGCGCCGCCGGCGTGCGCGTCGTGGCAGAGCTGGGCCACGCGGTCTTCCGCAAGCTGCAGGACGGCGGCAAGACCTCCTTCGGCCTGGTCAACGGCCTCGCGCTGGGCGGCGGCCTGGAGGTCGCGCTGCACTGCGACTACCGCACCGTGATGGACTCGGCGCCGGCCCTGGGCCTGCCCGAGGTCATGCTCGGCCTGGTCCCCGGCTGGGGCGGCGCCTACCTGGTGCCGAACCTCGTCGGCGCCGACGCTGCGGTGACGCTGGTCCTCGAGAACCCCCTCAACAACGGCAAGACCCTCACCGGCCAGCAGGGCTTCGAGCTCGGCCTGGCCGACGCGGTCTTCTCGGGCGCCGACTTCCTCGAGCAGTCGCTGCTCTGGGCGGCCGACGTGCTCAACGGCGACGTGCTCGTCGAGCGCCCCGAGGTCGACCGCGGCGAGGCGTGGGACGCCGCTGTCTCGCGCGCCGCCACCGTGGTGCGGGCCCGCACCGGCGGGGCCAGCCCGGCCGCCCAGCGCGCCGTCGAGCTGATCTCGGCCGCGCGCAGCGCGAGCCGCGACGAGGGCTTCGCCGCCGAGGACCAGGCGCTCGAGGACCTCTCCCAGACCCCCGAGCTGCTCGCCAGCCTCTACGCCTTCGACCTGGTGCAGAAGCGCGCCAAGCGCCCCGTCGGCGCCCCGGACCGCTCGCTGGCCCGCCCGGTCACCAAGGTCGGCATCGTCGGTGCCGGCCTGATGGCCAGCCAGATGGCGATGCTCTTCGTGCGCCGCCTCGAGGTGCCGGTCGTGCTGACCGACCTCGACCAGGACCGCGTCGACAAGGGCGTGGCCTACGTGCACGCCGAGATCGACAAGCTGCTCGCCAAGGGCCGCATCGGCCAGGACAAGGCGAACCGCCACAAGGCCCTGGTCACCGGCGCGGTCGAGAAGGCGGAGGTCTTCGGCGACGCCGACTTCGTCATCGAGGCCGTCTTCGAGGAGATGTCGGTCAAGAAGTCGGTCTTCGCCGACGTCGAGAAGGTCGTCTCGCCGACCTGCGTGCTGGCCACCAACACCTCCTCGCTGTCGATCTCCGAGATGGCCGCCGACCTCGAGCACCCCGAGCGGGTCGTCGGCTTCCACTTCTTCAACCCGGTCGCGGTGATGCCGCTGCTCGAGATCGTGCAGGGCTCGGCCACCGACGACGCCACGCTGGCGACCGCGTTCGCCACCGGCAAGGCGCTGAAGAAGACCACGATCCTGGTCCAGGACAGCCCCTCCTTCATCGTCAACCGCCTGCTGGGCCGCTTCATGAGCGAGGTCAGCCGGGTCGTCGACGAGGGCACCCCGATCCAGACCGTGGACGGCTCGTTCGCCGGCGTCGCCCCGATGCCGCCGTTCACCCTGATCGCCCTGGTCGGCCCGGCCATCGCGCTGCACAACACCGAGACCCTGGCGGCGGCCTTCCCCGACCGCTTCTACGTCTCGCCGGCCCTCGAGCGGGTCGTCGCGGCGCGCAAGGGTGCCTACTTCGCCCCCGACGGCAGCCTCGACCCCGAGGTCGAGGCTCTCCTCGAGACCCCCGCCGACCCGGTCGTGCTCTTGCCCGAGCAGGTGCGCACCCAGGTGCTCAGCGGGCTCGCCGAGGAGGCGCGCCTGATGCTCGACGAGGGTGTCGTGGCCGGTCCCGAGGACCTCGACCTGGCGATGATCACCGGCGCCGGGTTCTCGTTCTGGAACGGCGGGCTGACGATGCTCCTCGAGCGCGAGGGCCTCGGCTCGTTCCACTGA
- a CDS encoding NUDIX domain-containing protein: protein MHRFSSIALVDRRGWLLMQERDEHPVIDPEKWGLPGGSIEPGETPEQAAYRELAEETGVHLAGGLESAGEWTFHSPACGGDDTVHLYAGAVDLGDDDIVCGEGRQMVFVAPRAVLEKDLTVSGRLLLPLFLASPIYDRLTL, encoded by the coding sequence GTGCACCGGTTCTCCAGCATCGCCCTCGTCGACCGTCGGGGTTGGCTGCTGATGCAGGAGCGCGACGAGCACCCGGTCATCGACCCCGAGAAGTGGGGCCTGCCGGGCGGCTCGATCGAGCCGGGGGAGACCCCCGAGCAGGCGGCCTACCGCGAGCTCGCCGAGGAGACCGGCGTCCACCTGGCCGGCGGGCTCGAGAGCGCGGGGGAGTGGACCTTCCACAGCCCCGCCTGCGGCGGTGACGACACCGTGCACCTCTACGCGGGCGCCGTCGACCTCGGCGACGACGACATCGTCTGCGGCGAGGGCCGCCAGATGGTCTTCGTGGCGCCCCGGGCCGTCCTGGAGAAGGACCTGACCGTCTCGGGACGCCTCCTGCTGCCCCTCTTCCTCGCCTCGCCCATCTACGACAGGCTGACGCTGTGA
- a CDS encoding M3 family metallopeptidase, whose amino-acid sequence MTLSPLALPPADDTAGWSSLLEARTAVPLAEAARTADALRALEPGEAGALVLWNDLHVALANAFAASSLLSQVHPDPALREAAESAEQDANRFRTALMLDTEVFARLDTVPREGLDAGALRVLDDALRGFRRAGVDRDDETRERLRVLGEREDDLAQAFGRHIRDGARTTRVSATALDGLPADYVEAHPVDADGTVAITTDYPDTHPFLTFSTDADARRTVMGAFLDLAWPENDEVLRELLAVRDERARLLGYDGWPDYDAEVKMIGTGPAIAEFIDRITHDATAAAERDAAVLLERARLDHPGLERLDVSGARFYTEAVRRERYDVDAQQVRRYFDFTRVRQGLLDVTGRLFGLTWTPVDDAPTWHDEVAAYDVALAGGEQLGRIYLDLHPRAGKYNHAAQFDLVSGVAGRQLPEGVLVCNFGRGLMEHSEVVTLFHEFGHLLHHVLAGRHEWVRFSGVATEWDFVEAPSQMLEEWAWDAGVLAGFATDEEGRAIPAELVDQMRAAEEFGKGVRARTQMYYASVSYRFHAELPADLTARSLELSEQYAVWAALPGSHFHCGFGHLGGYTSAYYTYMWSLVIAKDLFSAFDTRDLFAPEVALRYRDRVLAAGGSKDAADLVEDFLGRPYEPTAFTAWLER is encoded by the coding sequence GTGACCCTGAGCCCCCTCGCCCTGCCGCCTGCCGACGACACCGCCGGCTGGTCCTCCCTCCTCGAGGCGCGGACCGCCGTGCCGCTCGCCGAGGCCGCCCGCACCGCCGACGCCCTGCGGGCCCTCGAGCCCGGCGAGGCCGGCGCGCTGGTGCTGTGGAACGACCTGCACGTGGCGCTCGCCAACGCCTTCGCGGCGTCCTCGCTGCTGAGCCAGGTGCACCCCGACCCGGCCCTGCGCGAGGCGGCCGAGAGCGCCGAGCAGGACGCCAACCGCTTCCGCACCGCGCTGATGCTCGACACCGAGGTCTTCGCACGTCTCGACACGGTGCCCCGCGAGGGCCTCGACGCTGGTGCCCTGCGGGTGCTCGACGACGCGCTGCGCGGCTTCCGCCGCGCCGGGGTCGACCGCGACGACGAGACCCGCGAGCGGCTGCGGGTGCTGGGGGAGCGCGAGGACGACCTGGCGCAGGCCTTCGGCCGCCACATCCGCGACGGTGCGCGCACCACCCGGGTGTCCGCCACCGCCCTCGACGGGCTGCCCGCCGACTACGTCGAGGCACACCCGGTCGACGCCGACGGCACGGTCGCGATCACCACCGACTACCCCGACACCCACCCGTTCCTCACGTTCTCCACCGACGCCGACGCCCGGCGCACCGTGATGGGTGCGTTCCTCGACCTCGCCTGGCCCGAGAACGACGAGGTGCTGCGCGAGCTGCTGGCGGTGCGCGACGAGCGCGCCCGCCTGCTCGGCTACGACGGCTGGCCCGACTACGACGCCGAGGTCAAGATGATCGGCACCGGGCCGGCGATCGCCGAGTTCATCGACCGCATCACCCACGACGCCACCGCCGCGGCCGAGCGCGACGCCGCGGTCCTGCTCGAGCGGGCCCGCCTCGACCACCCCGGGCTCGAGCGCCTCGACGTCTCCGGCGCCCGCTTCTACACCGAGGCCGTGCGCCGCGAGCGCTACGACGTCGACGCCCAGCAGGTGCGCCGCTACTTCGACTTCACCCGGGTGCGGCAGGGCCTCCTCGACGTCACCGGCCGGCTCTTCGGGCTCACCTGGACCCCCGTCGACGACGCACCGACCTGGCACGACGAGGTGGCGGCGTACGACGTCGCACTGGCGGGCGGCGAGCAGCTCGGGCGGATCTACCTCGACCTGCACCCCCGCGCCGGCAAGTACAACCACGCCGCCCAGTTCGACCTCGTCAGCGGGGTCGCCGGGCGCCAGCTGCCCGAGGGCGTGCTGGTGTGCAACTTCGGGCGCGGGTTGATGGAGCACTCCGAGGTCGTCACGCTCTTCCACGAGTTCGGCCACCTGCTGCACCACGTGCTCGCCGGGCGCCACGAGTGGGTGCGCTTCTCCGGGGTCGCCACCGAGTGGGACTTCGTCGAGGCGCCCAGCCAGATGCTCGAGGAGTGGGCCTGGGACGCCGGCGTCCTGGCCGGCTTCGCCACCGACGAGGAGGGCCGCGCCATCCCGGCCGAGCTGGTCGACCAGATGCGCGCCGCCGAGGAGTTCGGCAAGGGCGTCCGCGCCCGCACCCAGATGTACTACGCCTCGGTGTCCTACCGCTTCCACGCCGAGCTGCCCGCCGACCTCACCGCGCGCTCGCTCGAGCTCTCCGAGCAGTACGCCGTGTGGGCCGCCCTGCCGGGCTCGCACTTCCACTGCGGCTTCGGCCACCTGGGCGGCTACACCTCGGCGTACTACACCTACATGTGGAGCCTGGTGATCGCGAAGGACCTGTTCTCGGCCTTCGACACCCGCGACCTGTTCGCGCCCGAGGTGGCGCTGCGCTACCGCGACCGGGTGCTGGCAGCCGGCGGCAGCAAGGACGCCGCCGACCTGGTCGAGGACTTCCTCGGCCGTCCCTACGAGCCCACGGCCTTCACGGCCTGGTTGGAGAGGTGA
- a CDS encoding SMP-30/gluconolactonase/LRE family protein has translation MTSPSSHRLEIHPLPGHGAEDVVVVPDGPHEGSVLSGTEDGAIFRLSHDGRRIDRVAHTGGRPLGLELHPDGRLLVCDAQRGLLRVDLDTGGVEQVVHEVGGRAMVFCNNAAIASDGTVWFSDSSTRYSIDRWKDDFVQDTRTGRLLRLDPDGTVSVVLEGLAFANGVALAADESFVVVAETGAATLVRHWITGARAGSRDLLVDELPGYPDNIARGSDGLVWVAIASPRDPVVERLQQSPPWVRRQVTRIPQRLQPKPKRTCRVQAYDDTGRLVHDLDLPAEGFHMATGVREHDGQVWIGSLLEPAVAVLRR, from the coding sequence GTGACCTCACCCTCCTCCCACCGACTCGAGATCCACCCGCTGCCCGGCCACGGGGCCGAGGACGTCGTGGTGGTGCCCGACGGCCCCCACGAGGGGTCGGTGCTCTCGGGCACCGAGGACGGCGCGATCTTCCGGCTCTCCCACGACGGGCGCCGCATCGACCGGGTCGCCCACACCGGCGGACGCCCGCTGGGCCTCGAGCTGCACCCCGACGGCCGGCTGCTGGTCTGCGACGCCCAGCGCGGCCTGCTGCGCGTCGACCTCGACACCGGCGGGGTCGAGCAGGTGGTCCACGAGGTCGGCGGCCGCGCGATGGTCTTCTGCAACAACGCCGCGATCGCCTCCGACGGCACGGTGTGGTTCAGCGACTCCTCGACCCGCTACTCCATCGACCGGTGGAAGGACGACTTCGTCCAGGACACCCGCACCGGGCGGCTGCTGCGCCTCGACCCCGACGGCACCGTGAGCGTCGTCCTCGAGGGCCTCGCCTTCGCCAACGGTGTCGCGCTCGCCGCCGACGAGTCCTTCGTCGTGGTCGCCGAGACCGGGGCCGCGACCCTGGTGCGGCACTGGATCACCGGTGCGCGCGCCGGCAGCCGCGACCTGCTGGTCGACGAACTGCCCGGCTACCCCGACAACATCGCCCGCGGCAGCGACGGGCTGGTCTGGGTCGCGATCGCGAGCCCCCGCGACCCGGTCGTCGAGCGGCTCCAGCAGTCCCCGCCCTGGGTGCGTCGCCAGGTGACGCGGATCCCCCAGCGCCTGCAGCCCAAGCCGAAGCGCACCTGCCGCGTCCAGGCCTACGACGACACCGGGCGGCTGGTCCACGACCTCGACCTCCCGGCCGAGGGCTTCCACATGGCCACGGGCGTGCGCGAGCACGACGGCCAGGTGTGGATCGGCAGCCTGCTCGAACCCGCCGTCGCGGTTCTGCGTCGCTGA
- a CDS encoding proteasome assembly chaperone family protein, whose translation MSETRLVHIVDEVAEIDASEESTLTMVVVLDGFLDAGNAAARAAQHLADVAGTDDGAGRVVATFDVDRLHDYRARRPAISFVVDRYDSYDAPRLVVRLLRDSGGTPYLLLNGAEPDNRWEGFCRAVREVVERFGVTRVISMGSVPMAVPHTRPIAVTHHANNSELLLGASPWRGELRVPASAQALLEVRLGEWGHDAQGFVAHIPHYLAQLDYPKAAAVLLEQVELAGRLTVDLSGLRAEAEDREAEISSYLEANEEVGDVVAALERQYDAFERAEESGDNLLARDQPLPTGDQLGHEFEQFLAGLENPDAEDQD comes from the coding sequence GTGAGCGAGACCCGCTTGGTGCACATCGTCGACGAGGTGGCCGAGATCGACGCCTCCGAGGAGTCCACGCTGACCATGGTGGTGGTGCTCGACGGGTTCCTCGACGCCGGCAACGCGGCCGCGCGCGCCGCCCAGCACCTGGCCGACGTCGCCGGCACCGACGACGGCGCGGGGCGGGTGGTGGCGACCTTCGACGTCGACCGGCTCCACGACTACCGCGCGCGACGCCCCGCGATCTCCTTCGTGGTCGACCGCTACGACTCCTACGACGCGCCCCGGCTGGTGGTGCGGCTGCTGCGCGACAGCGGCGGCACGCCGTACCTGCTGCTCAACGGCGCCGAGCCCGACAACCGCTGGGAGGGCTTCTGCCGCGCGGTGCGCGAGGTCGTCGAGCGCTTCGGCGTGACCCGGGTGATCAGCATGGGGTCGGTGCCGATGGCGGTGCCGCACACCCGCCCGATCGCGGTGACGCACCACGCGAACAACTCCGAGCTGCTGCTGGGCGCGAGCCCGTGGCGCGGCGAGCTGCGGGTGCCGGCCAGTGCGCAGGCGCTGCTCGAGGTGCGCCTGGGGGAGTGGGGCCACGACGCCCAGGGCTTCGTCGCGCACATCCCGCACTACCTGGCCCAGCTCGACTACCCGAAGGCCGCCGCGGTGCTGCTCGAGCAGGTCGAGCTCGCCGGCCGGCTCACCGTCGACCTCTCCGGGCTGCGCGCCGAGGCCGAGGACCGCGAGGCCGAGATCTCCAGCTACCTCGAGGCCAACGAGGAGGTCGGTGACGTGGTCGCCGCGCTCGAGCGCCAGTACGACGCCTTCGAGCGGGCCGAGGAGTCCGGGGACAACCTGCTGGCCCGGGACCAGCCGCTGCCCACCGGTGACCAGCTCGGCCACGAGTTCGAGCAGTTCCTCGCCGGCCTCGAGAACCCCGACGCCGAGGACCAGGACTGA
- a CDS encoding thiolase family protein, with translation MPRQLREVVFVDGVRTPFGKAKGQYAETRADDLVIKCIRELMRRNPSLPPERVDEVAVAATTQIGDQGLTIGRTAALLSGLPQSVPGFAIDRMCAGAMTAVTTTASGIAFGSYDVAIAGGVEHMGRHPMGEGVDPNPRIMSERVVDPDALVMGKTAENLHDRYPTITKERVDAYAVRSQQKTAAAYDAGTIQQDLVPVATRSADEGWGLALSDEPMRPATTMESLGSLKTPFRAHGKVTAGNAAGINDGATAALLADEETARELGLPVRMRLVAYSFMGVEPEVMGAGPIPATEKALKQAGLTIDDIQAFEVNEAFAVQVLAFLEHFGIADDDTRVNPYGGAIAMGHPLASSGVRLMTQLARQFEERPEVRYGLTTMCIGIGMGGTVIWENPHYTGEAA, from the coding sequence GTGCCCCGACAGCTACGAGAGGTCGTCTTCGTCGACGGCGTGCGCACCCCCTTCGGCAAGGCCAAGGGACAGTACGCCGAGACGCGGGCCGACGACCTCGTCATCAAGTGCATCCGCGAGCTGATGCGCCGCAACCCCTCGCTGCCGCCCGAGCGCGTCGACGAGGTCGCGGTCGCGGCCACCACCCAGATCGGCGACCAGGGCCTGACCATCGGCCGCACCGCCGCGCTGCTCTCGGGCCTGCCGCAGAGCGTGCCCGGCTTCGCCATCGACCGCATGTGCGCCGGCGCCATGACCGCGGTCACCACCACCGCCTCGGGCATCGCCTTCGGCTCCTACGACGTCGCGATCGCCGGCGGCGTGGAGCACATGGGCCGCCACCCGATGGGCGAGGGCGTCGACCCCAACCCGCGCATCATGTCCGAGCGCGTGGTCGACCCCGACGCGCTGGTGATGGGCAAGACCGCCGAGAACCTGCACGACCGCTACCCCACGATCACCAAGGAGCGTGTCGACGCCTACGCCGTGCGCTCCCAGCAGAAGACCGCGGCGGCGTACGACGCCGGCACCATCCAGCAGGACCTGGTGCCGGTCGCGACCCGCTCGGCCGACGAGGGCTGGGGCCTGGCGCTCAGCGACGAGCCGATGCGTCCCGCCACCACCATGGAGTCGCTGGGCTCGCTGAAGACGCCCTTCCGCGCCCACGGCAAGGTGACCGCCGGCAACGCCGCGGGCATCAACGACGGCGCGACCGCCGCGCTGCTCGCCGACGAGGAGACCGCGCGCGAGCTGGGCCTGCCGGTGCGGATGCGTCTGGTGGCCTACTCCTTCATGGGCGTCGAGCCCGAGGTGATGGGCGCCGGCCCGATCCCGGCGACCGAGAAGGCGCTCAAGCAGGCCGGCCTCACCATCGACGACATCCAGGCCTTCGAGGTCAACGAGGCCTTCGCCGTGCAGGTGCTGGCCTTCCTGGAGCACTTCGGCATCGCCGACGACGACACCCGGGTCAACCCCTACGGCGGCGCGATCGCGATGGGCCACCCGCTGGCCTCGTCGGGCGTGCGCCTGATGACCCAGCTGGCCCGCCAGTTCGAGGAGCGCCCCGAGGTCCGCTACGGCCTGACCACCATGTGCATCGGCATCGGCATGGGCGGCACCGTGATCTGGGAGAACCCGCACTACACCGGAGAGGCAGCCTGA
- a CDS encoding YjbQ family protein produces MDSETQHVHTGGRDVVVDLTRQAEQWCAGRGDGLLHVFVPHATAGIAILETGAGSDDDLIAALGDLLPADDRWQHRHGTPGHGRSHVMPALVPPYATVPVLDGRLALGTWQSICLVDLNVDNPDREVRFSFLASA; encoded by the coding sequence ATGGACTCCGAGACCCAGCACGTGCACACCGGCGGCCGCGACGTCGTCGTCGACCTGACGCGCCAGGCCGAGCAATGGTGCGCCGGTCGCGGCGACGGGCTGCTGCACGTCTTCGTGCCGCACGCCACCGCCGGCATCGCGATCCTCGAGACCGGCGCCGGCAGCGACGACGACCTCATCGCCGCGCTCGGCGACCTGCTGCCCGCCGACGACCGCTGGCAGCACCGCCACGGCACCCCGGGCCACGGGCGCTCCCACGTGATGCCGGCGCTGGTGCCGCCGTACGCGACCGTGCCGGTGCTCGACGGCCGCCTCGCGCTCGGCACCTGGCAGAGCATCTGCCTGGTCGACCTCAACGTCGACAACCCCGACCGCGAGGTCCGCTTCAGCTTCCTCGCCTCCGCCTGA
- a CDS encoding acyl-CoA thioesterase: MPRTTAELLELLDLETIDDNLFRGSQQASILPRVFGGQVAAQSLVAADRTVEGDYAVHSLHSYFLQPGDTGAPIVYDVERLRDGRSFATRRVLARQHGRPIYVMTVDLQRPEDGYEHQDRMPQVPAPEEALAVNDKIRGADGSFTEWDVLDFRYVGSSHDLLPTDEDHPGRQQMWMRVNDALPDDPLLHAAAFTYASDATIMGAALSPQGISIGTREVMVASLDHSVWFHRPFRADDWWLFDQHSPVATGGRGLVNARIFDRDGVLVASVAQEALIRRMRPAGGR, from the coding sequence ATGCCCCGCACCACCGCCGAGCTGCTCGAGCTGCTCGACCTGGAGACGATCGACGACAACCTCTTCCGCGGCAGCCAGCAGGCCTCGATCCTGCCCCGCGTCTTCGGCGGCCAGGTCGCCGCGCAGTCGTTGGTCGCGGCCGACCGCACCGTCGAGGGCGACTACGCCGTGCACTCGCTGCACTCCTACTTCCTCCAGCCCGGTGACACGGGCGCGCCGATCGTCTACGACGTCGAGCGGCTGCGCGACGGCCGCTCCTTCGCCACGCGACGGGTGCTGGCCCGCCAGCACGGCCGGCCCATCTACGTGATGACCGTCGACCTCCAGCGCCCCGAGGACGGCTACGAGCACCAGGACCGGATGCCGCAGGTGCCGGCGCCCGAGGAGGCGCTGGCGGTCAACGACAAGATCCGCGGCGCCGACGGCTCCTTCACCGAGTGGGACGTGCTCGACTTCCGCTACGTCGGCTCCTCCCACGACCTGCTGCCCACCGACGAGGACCACCCGGGGCGCCAGCAGATGTGGATGCGGGTCAACGACGCACTGCCCGACGACCCGCTGCTCCACGCGGCCGCCTTCACCTACGCCTCCGACGCCACGATCATGGGCGCAGCGCTCTCGCCCCAGGGCATCTCGATCGGGACCCGCGAGGTGATGGTCGCCTCGCTCGACCACTCGGTGTGGTTCCACCGGCCCTTCCGCGCCGACGACTGGTGGCTCTTCGACCAGCACTCCCCGGTCGCCACCGGCGGGCGCGGCCTGGTCAACGCCCGGATCTTCGACCGCGACGGGGTGCTGGTCGCCTCGGTGGCCCAGGAGGCGCTGATCCGCAGGATGCGCCCGGCGGGGGGTCGGTGA